A single region of the Triticum dicoccoides isolate Atlit2015 ecotype Zavitan chromosome 2B, WEW_v2.0, whole genome shotgun sequence genome encodes:
- the LOC119367440 gene encoding skin secretory protein xP2-like produces the protein MADQGDGGAPAPAALAPAVVLGAQPEEPAGDAGVEEPLEVLDAPVPVVGEGVEDPQEEEALAGGDDQAPAVGEGVVDLLKGLVELDEPEPENVDESAVRNLMDELAQGEPKKRKIDYTLATQGPSTAGGSGAGVATLPKAGPSMSIYTMPSMVPPAGAAPPVIIPGLPFVGVPPVGAGGRPRLPALATGPGTGALQPCPSCHTAIRQPNQARLGMPPPNCPNPHFCLCLPCQEWLERRIYYCEICRDFYAMNPGLRR, from the exons ATGGCCGATCAGGGCGACGGAGGGGCTCCGGCTCCGGCGGCACTGGCGCCGGCCGTGGTGCTGGGAGCACAGCCGGAAGAACCTGCCGGGGATGCAG GCGTGGAGGAGCCGCTGGAAGTGCTGGATGCTCCGGTGCCAGTGGTTGGTGAAG GCGTGGAGGACCCGCAGGAAGAAGAGGCTTTGGCTGGAGGCGACGATCAGGCGCCGGCTGTGGGTGAAG GAGTGGTGGACCTGCTGAAGGGGCTCGTGGAACTGGATGAACCCGAGCCGGAGAATGTGGACGAGTCAGCTGTTCGCAACCTGATGGACGAACTGGCGCAAGGGGAGCCCAAGAAACGGAAGATCGACTACACGCTGGCCACACAAGGACCGTCGACTG CTGGCGGATCCGGTGCCGGTGTTGCAACCCTCCCCAAGGCAGGCCCTTCTATGTCGATCTACACGATGCCTTCCATGGTGCCGCCGGCCG GGGCAGCTCCTCCCGTGATCATCCCGGGCCTGCCTTTCGTGGGAGTGCCACCTGTGGGAGCTGGCGGGAGGCCACGATTACCAGCGCTGGCTACCGGCCCTGGTACCGGGGCGTTACAGCCGTGTCCCTCCTGCCACACAGCAATCAGGCAGCCAAACCAGGCTCGCTTGGGCATGCCCCCACCCAATTGTCCAAACCCGCACTTCTGCTTGTGCCTGCCGTGCCAGGAGTGGCTGGAACGGAGGATTTATTACTGCGAGATATGCCGTGATTTCTATGCGATGAACCCAGGTTTGAGGAG GTGA